A DNA window from Macrobrachium rosenbergii isolate ZJJX-2024 chromosome 41, ASM4041242v1, whole genome shotgun sequence contains the following coding sequences:
- the LOC136827125 gene encoding uncharacterized protein, producing the protein MVERFHRSLRVSLMACCTAENLKYQLPWVLLGLRTAPRANGDLSAAEKVFGESLIVPGELITEDRDDLTMQRLRNRFGKFAPCRRTYTDRTSPFMPPGLSSATHVFVRNDAVRPPLTRPYRGPFLVLERKKKAFRMAMHWKEDRVLIDRLKPSFLEEDVGGTSQSPRRRWRPLSPPHPQENIVGAPGPGRQESNPTLPSTGHPQDTEEVEHTPQLASRRRGPLCCPSRYLL; encoded by the coding sequence atggtggaaaggttccacaggtccctgagggtgtccctcatggcttgttgcacCGCCGAGAATTTGAAGTatcagctgccctgggtcctcctcgggctgaggaccgcccccagagccaatggcgacttgtctgcagcagaaaaggtcttcggAGAGTCCCTcatagtcccgggggaactcatcacagaggaccgggACGACTTAACAATGCAGAGGCTCCGCAACAGgtttgggaagttcgccccctgccggcggacatataccgacaggacgtccccattcatgcctcccggtctatcctccgccacccacgtcttcgtcaggaatgatGCTGTACGTCCACcattaaccaggccctacagagggCCTTTCCTTGTActtgagaggaaaaagaaggcatTCCGCATGGCCATGCACTGGAAGGAAGACCGGGTAttgatagaccgcctcaagccctcattcctggaggaagacgtcgggggcacttcccaaagcccccgcAGGAGGTGGCGCCCCCTCAGCCCGCCCCATCCACAAGAAAACATCGTGGGCGCCCCGGGTCCAGGCAGGCAGGAGAGCAACCCAACACTCCCATCCACAGGGCATCCACAGGACACCGAAGAAGTCGAACACACCccccagctggcatcgagaaggcGCGGCCCCCTCTGCTGCCCCAGCAggtacctgctttga